The proteins below are encoded in one region of Misgurnus anguillicaudatus chromosome 24, ASM2758022v2, whole genome shotgun sequence:
- the LOC129438834 gene encoding uncharacterized protein produces MPEGAGRDSKKRNSNQVAKRPSSVSSLSGIVSRMASSGGASRGSCTSVNTVCSDSDRGASLSSSASSASLQDGHSSSSSSSLPYGAVPSYPGPQRNGSDISLDLTPLSLLTGTGPLPASTSPMPKLSRLERVALEIVETEQAYVRDLKSIVEDYLGCIIDCGDLPLKPEEVSTLFCNIEDIYEFNSDLLEDLERSPHAAAIAECFVERSEAFDIYTIYCMNYPNSVTVLRDCMKNESLVRFFQERQATLCHSLPLETYLLKPVQRILKYHLLLQELSKHFDKSDPGYEVVEDAIITMTAVAWYINDMKRKQEHAVRLQEIESLLLNWTGPDLSGFGELVLEGSFRVQRVKKERAFFLFDKMLLIAKKRLDHFIYSTHIFCCNLLLVENMKDPLCFKVSDQTIPKQQHIVQAKNQEEKRLWLHYLKRMIVENHPASLPQKARQVLGDSFCQSPQFDPEPIRKPMPSPRMDDIHNYHRGRRQSEPPEFMYTPEKARKCLPLLLEGNLPYKRGRRQSAPAKDIESAFQQSVSLKTRKYIALPVFLYCINAAVKAGSEGELCPQADSIGSSGSTSTLASSVIEVEFARDDLTLCQDEDDLTPLPPPPTLSITEEIMQFINQSRLREGMAQLTSDMSIPESLDVQPLEEQQLDEAKPLVVELDEDNQQIINPKSSEMEKNPLVDGSDKNKDSHSSCEAIDSPPEDIERPSSPLHTFTEVNQSEELTNPELNHSDSSKPEMVMNINEKECEDTEDTFTKRQESHQSDITDKANDNALCEAKSTRAPVFTASKPPDSSLVPKVETEQKLTKSDRQIIEKIRSYYEAAEAGIEESQTSRRNSFSHIPTGLVKDSVSRFNVPVHQESLVDSENGHSDCAENDSPSSVLPKSNQTEQFLGQQESADRACPLSLLDVRQEQKEELEGKSAIEIEEKSCEFTPCMNLWKEKERMVQESQMNLTVPFPKENNSVVPTDTEETSINDMNLEHKQSELSQCDKGTSHRSNLQTTEKDDTFNQLAGRTRSRMSPNGSLDSLPSQIKVGRWSRHGKVVPCSSTLYEGMAEVSDLGFSESGPVNQCLVENSEKILNKVQMLARMYTAKASSMKVPLHQKRTRTSKGTWSVEGKASTPPKSQLELHQGNVRILNQPADLIESSVPTLSESLGHIIVREQLSKTYLQENDCNLIGPPEEVLSIKPNSLSTGESSATLVEMLESKSVVESHVSLISDYSDSSLEKHESVLIEAVFQEEKSSSPLNCETQHQDDTEMAFNHCRSLVDQHVDNISHFVQENHFKVGDKATKIDIIVEGQILQEDTSTIESNSGSTSVLFEHSRDMTHNVEERSKDSIVKPGESIQLVFQSSTDNDEVLVDVSSVCDSDVCPPLQSTASFDNCVSTTMIISDRSEQLYLQEELQEDATNSTPVAPLLGSCDQRSLLDVKDNEDLSNNSDILNSTSTSPLDAPLDELLQFTSQRPSNLLSSTGKRSPISSSPIAPQRLPYTLLQTEERNQDASVPDINPHRQSFSPGLNDKSPFGCGRLLDTKPPSAFSPQMRMRSPSPIKGAQNTRPSLTHSALKKSLAASCISQTISQSMAKRGGHLQTASPPISSLSPLPTTSVRLRSPSPKSINLESSLEPNLGCTFSTGVGNQPTRSSPSPFRSNSLRSSPATIQSPPPYRSQRSVSPAPPVSLHSPASAKSPREQTTYTSLNGNNNNNNGLSDNGWTTTHKKAAHANVGESQNYFQDPQKGTLHNRVARPFPSSEPSSRVQSPSSITGICSPPPTHLVTKPPNPRTPRQGGAGFFTPLCLELSRSSSVCSLSPCGSPRITSPPPIGIPTSVLGLANPQPKNPSLTNPSSPTISRVRIISPIPSGPSSCSPTVPQNQRWLRGTSLPLGGDRTPSPARPERRSWAESGRWSVGSESGLTSPRGGLYSVSPSSVSPGPLSPVRSTPERTSHSVKHFTSIDWPEVHELLTKYSTEPHAETDTIRYTNAEQDNISLEETTCRSTLICPYVAQTSPDCERDTPIQFTKENKIEDNVPSQGAKTTLKTSYATTVNLQIAGSGRIASFSNAQVSLTQTLTPVTDNQNRRRVSINSCNFSMQNCKRL; encoded by the exons GATTATCTTGGCTGCATTATTGACTGTGGTGACTTGCCTCTCAAACCCGAGGAGGTCAGCACCCTCTTCTGCAACATTGAGGACATCTATGAGTTTAACAG TGACCTGTTGGAGGATCTGGAGCGTAGTCCGCATGCCGCTGCCATAGCAGAGTGCTTTGTGGAGAGG AGTGAAGCTTTTGACATTTACACCATATACTGCATGAATTACCCCAA CTCGGTCACCGTCCTAAGGGACTGCATGAAGAATGAAAGCCTGGTGCGCTTCTTCCAAGAAAGGCAGGCCACCCTGTGCCACTCATTGCCTCTGGAGACTTATCTGCTAAAGCCTGTGCAAAGGATCCTTAAGTACCACCTCCTACTGCAG GAGCTGTccaaacattttgataaaagtgATCCAGGGTATGAGGTGGTGGAGGATGCCATTATTACCATGACAGCAGTGGCTTGGTACATCAATGACATGAAAAGAAAACAGGAGCATGCGGTCAGACTGCAG GAGATTGAGAGTTTGTTACTGAACTGGACTGGTCCTGATCTCAGCGGGTTTGGTGAACTTGTCCTTGAAGGCTCCTTCCGGGTTCAACGGGTGAAGAAGGAAAGAGCGTTTTTTCTTTTTGACAAAATGCTTCTCATTGCCAAAAAGAGGCTGGATCATTTCATTTACAGTACTCACATCTTT TGCTGTAATCTGCTCCTCGTGGAAAACATGAAGGATCCTCTCTGTTTTAAAGTGTCAGACCAGACAATCCCAAAACAGCAACACATTGTTCAG gctAAAAACCAGGAGGAGAAGCGGTTGTGGCTGCATTACCTCAAGAGGATGATAGTGGAGAACCATCCTGCGTCCTTACctcaaaaa GCAAGGCAGGTTCTCGGTGACAGCTTCTGTCAGT CACCACAGTTTGATCCGGAGCCAATAAGAAAGCCAATGCCTTCTCCAAGAATGGATGATATTCATAACTACCACAGAGGAAGAAGGCAATCAG AGCCACCAGAATTCATGTACACCCCGGAGAAAGCCAGAAAATGCCTTCCACTCCTCTTAGAGGGCAATCTGCCATACAAGCGTGGGAGGAGACAGTCTG CCCCTGCCAAGGATATAGAATCTGCATTTCAGCAAAGTG TTTCTTTGAAG acCCGAAAGTACATTGCCTTACCTGTTTTTTTATACTGTATCAATGCTGCTGTGAAGGCTGGGAGTGAAGGAGAGTTATGCCCACAGGCTGACAGCATTGGCTCCTCAGGCAGTACCAGTACTCTGGCTTCCTCCGTCATTGAAGTTGAATTTGCTCGGGATGATCTGACCTTATGTCAAGATGAAGATGATTTGACCCCACTCCCTCCACCACCAACACTTTCAATTACTGAGGAAATCATGCAATTCATTAACCAGAGCCGTCTTCGAGAAGGCATGGCGCAATTAACGTCAGACATG TCGATTCCAGAGTCCTTGGATGTCCAGCCATTGGAGGAACAGCAGTTGGATGAAGCTAAACCACTTGTAGTGGAGTTGGATGAAGATAATCAGCAGATAATAAATCCCAAAAGTTCAGAGATGGAAAAAAATCCTTTAGTTGATGGATCAGACAAAAACAAGGATAGCCATTCATCCTGTGAAGCAATCGATTCTCCACCAGAGGACATTGAGAGACCATCATCACCATTGCATACCTTCACAGAAGTCAATCAGTCAGAAGAACTGACAAACCCAGAGCTCAATCATAGTGATTCATCCAAACCAGAGATGGTCATGAACATAAATGAAAAAGAGTGTGAAGACACTGAAGACACTTTTACTAAGAGGCAAGAGTCTCACCAATCAGATATTACAGACAAAGCCAATGATAATGCATTATGTGAGGCCAAGTCAACTCGTGCTCCTGTGTTTACTGCATCAAAACCACCTGACAGCTCTCTTGTCCCCAAAGTTGAAACTGAGCAAAAGTTGACCAAAAGTGACAGGCAGATTATTGAGAAGATACGTAGCTATTATGAGGCAGCCGAAGCCGGTATAGAAGAGAGTCAGACATCACGTAGGAACAGCTTCTCTCATATTCCTACAGGTTTGGTAAAGGATTCTGTGTCTCGTTTTAATGTTCCTGTCCACCAAGAAAGCCTGGTGGACTCTGAGAATGGACACTCTGACTGTGCTGAAAATGATTCACCATCTTCAGTACTCCCAAAGTCAAACCAAACCGAACAGTTTCTTGGTCAACAGGAATCTGCTGATAGGGCCTGCCCTTTATCTCTTTTAGATGTTAGACAAGAGCAAAAGGAAGAATTAGAGGGCAAGTCAGCCATTGAAATTGAAGAAAAGAGTTGTGAATTTACTCCTTGCATGAATCTTTGGAAGGAAAAAGAGAGAATGGTTCAAGAGTCTCAGATGAATCTGACAGTACCTTTCCCAAAGGAGAACAATTCGGTTGTGCCTACAGATACAGAAGAGACATCCATAAATGACATGAATTTAGAACATAAACAGTCTGAACTGTCACAGTGCGATAAAGGTACTTCACATCGATCAAATCTGCAGACAACAGAAAAAGACGATACATTTAATCAGTTAGCTGGTAGAACAAGATCTAGGATGTCTCCTAATGGAAGCCTGGATAGCCTTCCCAGTCAGATTAAAGTTGGCAGATGGTCTCGTCATGGCAAGGTGGTTCCATGTAGCAGTACTCTTTATGAAGGAATGGCAGAGGTGTCAGATTTAGGATTTTCTGAGAGTGGACCAGTCAACCAATGTTTGGTAGAGAACTCTGAAAAGATTCTGAATAAAGTGCAAATGCTTGCACGCATGTACACCGCCAAGGCAAGTAGCATGAAGGTACCATTACATCAGAAGAGAACAAGAACAAGTAAGGGAACATGGTCAGTAGAGGGAAAGGCAAGCACTCCACCCAAGTCTCAGCTAGAGCTGCACCAGGGCAATGTGAGAATACTAAATCAACCTGCAG ATCTTATAGAATCATCAGTACCTACACTTTCTGAATCTCTTGGACACATCATTGTAAGGGAACAGCTTTCTAAAACATATCTTCAAGAAAATGActgcaatctgattggaccTCCAGAAGAGGTCTTATCTATTAAACCTAATTCACTATCTACTGGTGAATCTTCAGCTACTTTAGTTGAAATGTTAGAAAGTAAATCCGTTGTGGAATCACATGTCTCTCTGATATCAGACTACAGTGACAGCTCATTAGAAAAACATGAGTCTGTTCTAATCGAAGCAGTTTTTCAGGAAGAGAAATCCTCATCACCCCTTAATTGTGAAACTCAGCACCAAGATGATACAGAAATGGCATTCAACCACTGCAGATCACTAGTGGACCAACATGTCGACAACATTTCACATTTTGTTCAAGAGAACCATTTCAAGGTTGGAGACAAAGCCACTAAAATTGATATAATTGTAGAGGGACAGATTTTGCAAGAGGATACATCTACGATTGAGAGCAATTCTGGTTCTACAAGTGTCCTTTTTGAGCATTCAAGAGATATGACTCACAATGTGGAGGAGAGATCAAAAGATTCAATTGTAAAGCCTGGTGAAAGTATACAATTGGTATTTCAATCATCAACAGATAATGATGAAGTATTGGTCGATGTGTCCTCTGTATGTGATTCAGATGTATGTCCTCCATTACAGTCAACAGCCTCCTTCGATAACTGTGTTTCAACCACAATGATTATATCTGACAGATCAGAGCAGTTATATCTTCAGGAAGAGTTGCAGGAGGATGCAACAAACTCCACACCAGTTGCACCTCTGCTAGGTTCTTGTGACCAGCGTAGTCTACTGGATGTCAAAGATAATGAAGACCTAAGCAATAATTCAGACATTTTAAACTCAACCTCCACATCCCCTCTAGATGCACCTTTGGATGAGCTTCTACAGTTTACTAGCCAAAGACCATCTAATCTACTATCCTCAACAGGAAAGAGAAGTCCCATTTCATCTTCACCCATAGCTCCCCAAAG ACTGCCATACACCTTACTGCAGACTGAGGAACGGAATCAGGATGCTTCAGTTCCTGATATTAACCCTCACAGACAATCTTTCTCCCCGGGGCTTAATGATAAGTCACCCTTTGGCTGCGGACGTCTACTAGATACAAAACCACCTTCTGCCTTCAGCCCCCAAATGCGAATGCGCTCACCCTCTCCTATTAAGGGTGCCCAGAACACCAGGCCTTCCTTAACACACTCAGCTCTTAAAAAATCTCTTGCTGCCTCTTGTATTAGTCAGACAATTTCTCAAAGCATGGCCAAGAGGGGTGGACATCTCCAGACTGCTTCTCCACCTATAAGCTCCCTATCTCCCCTCCCCACCACATCAGTAAGACTGAGATCACCATCTCCTAAATCCATTAACTTGGAGTCAAGTCTGGAGCCAAATCTTGGCTGTACATTCAGCACCGGAGTTGGGAATCAACCAACAAGGTCATCTCCATCCCCGTTCAGATCAAACAGTCTTCGATCTAGCCCAGCAACCATTCAGTCCCCTCCTCCTTATCGAAGTCAGCGATCAGTATCCCCTGCACCTCCAGTTAGTCTTCATTCACCGGCGTCTGCTAAAAGCCCTCGTGAACAGACTACTTACACCAGCTTAAATGGaaataacaacaataacaaTGGTTTGAGTGATAATGGGTGGACCACTACCCACAAAAAAGCAGCACATGCAAATGTTGGTGAATCCCAAAACTACTTCCAAGATCCTCAAAAAGGAACACTGCACAACAGGGTGGCTCGGCCTTTTCCATCCTCTGAGCCTAGCTCTCGTGTGCAGTCACCATCTTCAATTACCGGAATTTGCTCCCCTCCACCTACCCACTTGGTAACAAAACCACCTAATCCCAGAACCCCTAGACAAGGTGGAGCTGGCTTTTTTACCCCTCTTTGTCTGGAACTGTCAAGATCGTCATCCGTGTGTTCACTATCTCCCTGTGGGAGTCCCAGAATCACCTCTCCACCCCCTATTGGCATTCCTACAAGTGTATTGGGCCTTGCTAACCCACAGCCAAAGAATCCTTCATTAACAAATCCATCTTCTCCAACTATATCAAGAGTCAGAATCATCTCTCCTATTCCATCAGGGCCATCTTCATGTTCCCCAACTGTTCCTCAGAACCAGAGGTGGCTAAGAGGAACCAGTCTGCCCTTGGGTGGTGATAGAACACCCAGTCCAGCTAGACCTGAGCGCAGATCTTGGGCAGAAAGTGGACGATGGTCAGTTGGTTCAGAGTCAGGGTTAACAAGTCCTCGTGGTGGTTTATACAGTGTTAGCCCATCCTCTGTAAGTCCTGGCCCCTTGTCACCTGTTAGATCAACACCTGAAAGAACCAGTCATAGTGTAAAACATTTCACAAGCATTGACTGGCCAGAAGTACATGAATTGTTGACTAAATATAGCACAGAGCCTCATGCTGAAACTGATACTATTCGCTACACAAACGCAGAGCAAGACAACATATCTTTAGAAGAAACTACATGTCGGAGCACCCTCATTTGTCCCTATGTAGCTCAAACCAGCCCTGACTGTGAGAGAGACACTCCAATTCAGTTCACAAAGGAGAACAAAATAGAGGACAATGTTCCCAGTCAAGGAGCGAAAACAACATTGAAAACTAGCTATGCCACCACTGTCAACTTGCAGATTGCTGGTAGTGGGAGGATAGCATCTTTTAGTAATGCACAAGTCAGTCTGACTCAAACACTGACCCCTGTGACAGACAACCAGAACAGAAGAAGGGTCAGCATCAATAGCTGCAACTTCTCAATGCAGAACTGCAAAAGGCTTTAA